GCTCCGGTGGCGCCGGCCGTCGTGGCGGACGTGGCCGGAATGGAAGCTGAAGCTGAAGTTCAAACGCTCCCTGCCCGCCTCGACCACGCGACCCACTGGCTCGAACACAACCTCGGTCTCGACGAAGCCGCCGCGCGCCAGATCGTCGACTATCTCGCCCGCGCGCGCGCCGCGCTCGGCGTGCTGCCCACGCAGAACACGCTGGTGATGGAGCGTTTCTTCGACGAATCCGGCGGCACCCAACTCGTGATCCACGCGCCGTTCGGCAGCCGCGTGAACCGCGCGTGGGGCCTCGCGCTGCGCAAGCGGTTCTGCCGCACCTTCAACTTCGAACTGCAAGCCGCCGCCACCGAAGATGCAATCGTGCTGTCGCTGACCGGCAGCCATTCCTTCGTGCTCGACGACGTGTGGCGCTATCTGCATTCGAACAGCGCGGAGCATCTGCTGATTCAGGCGCTGCTCGACGCGCCGCTGTTCGGCGTGCGCTGGCGCTGGAACGCGACCACCGCGCTCGGCTTGCCGCGTTATACCGGCGGCCGCAAGACCGCGCCGCAATTGCAGCGCATGCGCAGCGAAGATCTGCTGGCGAACGTGTTTCCCGAACAGGCTGCCTGTCTGGAGAACGTGGTCGGCGAACGCGAGCTGCCGCGGCATCCGTTAGTGGACCAAACCGTCGACGACTGTCTGCACGAGGCCATGGATAGCGAAGGCTGGCTCACGCTGCTGCGCCGGATCGAACAGGGCGACGTTCAGCTGGTTGCGCGCGATTTGCCGGCGCCCTCGCCGCTCGCGGCCGAAATCCTCAATGCGAAGCCCTATGCGTATCTCGACGACGCGCCGATCGAGGAACGCCGCACGCAGGCCGTGCTGAGCCGCCGCTGGACGGATCCGTCGAGTGCCGACGATCTCGGCGCGCTGGACGCCGGCGCCATCGAAAGCGTGCGCGACGAAGCATGGCCGCAGGCGCGCAACATCGACGAGATGCACGAGGCGCTGACGGGGCTTGCGTGCATCACCGAGGCCGAAGCGCGCCATCACGAAGGCTGGCCGGCGTGGCTCGCGGCGCTGGCCGACGCCGGCCGCGCCAGCCGCTTGCAATTCGCCTCGGGCGACGCCGTGTGGCTGCCCGTGGAGCGCCTCACCTGCTTCGAGGCGCTCTATCCCGACGCCCGCTTCGCGCCCCCGCTCGCCGCGCCGAAAGGCTACACGGAGAGCTGGCACACCGACGACGCCTTGCTCGACGTGCTCCGTGCGCGTTTGACGGGTTTCGGCCCGCTGCCGGTCGGCGCGATCGCGGCGGCGCTAGACTTGCCGGCGGCCTCGGTCGAACAGAGCCTCACGCGCCTCGAAGCCGAAGGCTACGTGATGCGCGGGCGCTTCACGCCGCAAGCCGCGGAAGAAGAATGGTGCGAGCGGCATCTCCTCGCGCGCATCCACCGTTACACGGTGAAACGCTTGCGCCGCGAAATCGAGCCGGTGGAACGGCACGACTTCATGCGTTTTCTGTTCGAGTGGCAGCACCTGACGCCGGACACGCGCAGCGAGGGGCGCGACGCGCTGGCCGCGGTGCTCGAACAGCTCGAAGGCTTTCAGGCCGCGGCGGGCGCGTGGGAGGAAGACATCCTGCCGGCGCGCGTGAAGGCGTATGTAAATACTTCGCTCGACGAACTATGCCGGGCCGGCAAGATAGTCTGGACCCGCCTGACGGAGCGCGCGCGCGGCGCGTCGGGACCGGTCCGCAGTACGCCGATCGTGCTGCTGCCGCGCGCGCAGGTGCGCGTCTGGAGCGCATTGCTCGATCCGTCGAAGCAACCGGAGTTGTCGGCGCGCGCGCAAGGCGTGTACGACGCGCTCACGCAACACGGCGCCATGTTCTTCGACGAACTGCTGGCTGAAGTTCGCGTATTGCGTATGGAACTCGAAAACGCGCTGGGCGAACTGGTGGCCGCGGGCCTCGTGAACTCCGACAGTTTCGCGGGCTTGCGCGCGTTGCTGAAGCCGGTTGCCAAACGCAATGCGTTTTCCAGCAACCGGCGCGCACGCTCGAGCGCGCTGATCGGCGGCATGGACGACGCGGGCCGCTGGGCGCTGGTCACCCGTCCCGCGGCCGCTGTTGCAGCCGGGACGACGCCGGAGCGCCGCCGGCAACTACCGCCTGAAGTGCTCGAACATGTCGCGATGACGCTGTTGCGCCGTTATGGCGTGGTGTTCTGGCGGTTGCTCGAACGCGAGGCAGATTGGCTGCCGCCATGGCGAGATCTCCTGCGCGTATTCCAACGGCTCGAAGCACGTGGCGTGATTCGCGGCGGACGTTTTGTGAATGGCCTCGCGGGTGAGCAATTTGCGCTGCCTGAAGCGATTCCGGTATTGCGGGAAGTCCGACGGCATGCGAACGATAGTGCTTTTGTGTGTGTCGCCGGCACGGATCCATTGAATCTCGCGGGCACCTTGCTCGTCGGCGAACGCGTGCCCGCGGTGGCGGGCAATCGGATTCTGTATCGCGACGGCGTCGTGGTGGCGACGCTCGTGGCCGGGGCGTTCTGGTTCGATCCTTCGCTGGAAGCGGTTCCCGCCGCGAGAGAGCAGGCTCGTGCATGGCTCGCGCGGCGGTTTTGACCGTTTTAACCGTTTGGCATGCGGGCCGCCGGTCACAAGTTCGCTTTCCGTGGCGCATAAAGAAACACTAAAGGTGCGCCCGCACTTACCGATAATCTTTCTAAGCCCGAACGCCAGCCGCTTCGCTACAATGGGGACAGTCTTTAAGTATGATGAAGACTGTTTGCCGACTCCGCCTTCAAGACGGCCAACGGCACACACCGCCCGGGGATCTCATGAACGACGACCAACACGACCAGGTGCTTTATGCCCAGTTCGGCACAAGCAGCCCATGCTGGCGTCTGTCGAACGACAGCAACGCGCTCGAACTCACGCCCGTGACTGGCGACGTGCCTGCCAATGTCGCCATTCCGCTGAATCCCCAGCAGGCCTCGCAAATCCGTTGCCTCACCGGCGTGACCTCGCATCTCGTGCTCGACGTGCGGCTGTTCGGCGAGCCGCTGCGCCTGCATCTCGTCGGTAAAAAGCTCACCAGTAACTCCTGGGCCGGTACCGCTTCGGCCTATGACGACACCGAATCCGTCGCGCGCGATCTGGTCCATGGCCTCTCGTTCGCCGAACAGGTCGTTTCCGAGGTGAATTCGGTCGTCGTGATCGTCGACCGGCACGGCCGGATACAGCGCTTTAACCGGCTCGCCGAGGAACTCACGGGCGTCAAGGAAGAAAACATCATCGGCCGCAACGTGTGGGCGCTCTTTATGTCTACCGAAGACGGCGCGGCCTCCAGTCAGAACATTGCGGGCTTCTTCAATCGCGGCGTGTCGTACGAAGTCGAGCGGCGCGTCAAAACGGTGCATGGCGAACGGCTTTTCCTGTTTCGCAACAAATTCGTTCACAGCGGCAGCGGCGTCGAAGAGCAATTCCTGATCTGCTCGGGCACCGACATCACCGAGGAACGGCTCGCGCAGGAACGCCTCACCGAACTGGCGAACACCGACTCGCTCACCGGCCTCGCGAACCGCAACGCGATCCAGGACAAGATCCGCGCCGCCATTGAAGACGCCGCGCCGGGCGAGGAAATCGGCGTGCTGTTTCTCGACCTCGACAACTTCAAGAAGGTCAACGATCACTACGGCCACGTCTTCGGCGACCGCCTGATCCGCGACGTGTCGACCGCCATCAGCGCCTGCCTGAACGAAGGCGACACACTCGCGCGGCTGGGCGGCGACGAATTCATCGTGCTCGCGGCCAAGGGCTCGGCGCACGCGCTCGAAGCCACCGCGCAGCGCATACTCGAACGCATGCGCACGCCGTTCAGCCTCGGGCTGGTGGAGGTCTACACCGGCTGCTCGATCGGCATCGCGCTGTATCCGGAACACGGCGACAACCTCGAATCGCTGATCCGTTCCGCCGACACCGCCATGTACGTCGCCAAAGACGAAGGCAAGCGCACCCACCGCGTGTTCTCGCCCGACATGAACCGCAAGGTCGCGGAATATATGTGGCTCGACACCAACCTGCGGCGCGGTCTCGAAGAAGGCCAACTGACTCTGCATTACCAGCCGAAACTGTCGCTCGCCACCGGCGTGGTCCAGGGCGCCGAAGCGCTGGTGCGCTGGAATTCGCCGGAGCGCGGACAGATCATGCCCACCGAGTTCATCCGTTACGCGGAAGAGTCCGGGCTGATCGGCGTGCTCGGCCGCTGGGTCATGGAAACGGCCGCGAAACAGGCCGCCAAATGGAAAGCGGACGGCTACAACCTGCGCATCGCGATCAACGTGTCGGCGCGGCAACTCGTCGATACGGCCGTGGTCCGGCATTTCACCGAGGCGCTGCAACACGCGAATCTCGATCCCTGCCTGATCGATCTCGAACTGACCGAGAGCTGCCTGATCGAAGACGAAACGGCCGCGATCGATCTGATCAAGCAGTTCCGCCAGATCGGCGCGCAGGTTCATCTGGATGATTTCGGCACCGGCTATTCGTCGCTGTCGCAGCTCGGCCGGATTCCGCTCGACGTCATCAAGCTCGATCGCAGCTTCGTGCGCTCGATCAACGCCGATACCAAGGCGCAAGCGCTGGTACGCTCCATGGTGGTCGTCGCGCAGGAGCTGAATTTCAAGGTGGTCGCCGAAGGGATCGAAACCGAGTCGGAAGAACTGTTCATGAAGGGCTTGGGCGTCGACTACGTTCAGGGCTTTCTATACGGCCAGGCCATGCCGGCGGCTGAATTCGAGCGCTGGCTGCAGGATAGACAGAAGCTCAGACTGATTGCCTGAGCTTCCGTACGCCCCACGGAAAAGTCCCCCGGGTAGCCGCCCCCCTGCGGCTTGTTACGTTCCGACTTACGCTCGAAGTTGCGTATGCAGCCCAAGCCGGTTCAGGCGAAATTGGCCGTGCTGACGGCCGTCTGCCGCAGATTCGACGTGCGCCGGTTCTGCAGCGTCACGAGCCGTTCCATGAAGGCCAGATCCTTTTCTTCGATCGTGAAGGCGGCCTCCACCCAATCCTCAGTGATTTCCATCAGCTCGGCGCGCGAGAGTTGCAGCACGCGCTGGCGTGCCCGCAGCATCGCGCGGATGCCGTTCATTTTGGGTTTGAGCGTGTCGATGAAGGTACGGGTCGCCATATACGCTTCGCCCGGCTCGAACAGTTGATCGACCAGGCCTTTGCCGTAGTGCCACTCAGCCGTATGCGATTCGCCGACGCCGATCAGTTCCTCCGCGAGCCGCATGCCGACTTTGCGCGCCACCAGTGAATAGCCGCCCATGCCCGGGAACAGATTGAAGGCGATCTCCGGGAAGCCCATGCGCGCGTCGCTCTGCGCGAGCAGGAAATGATGGGCGAGCGCGGCCTCGAAGCCGCCGCCGAGCGCCGTGCCCTCCACCATCGCAATCGAAATCGCCCCCGTGTCGAACCCCCGCGACGCCGCGTGCACGCAATCGACACACGCCCGCGCGTACGCCATCAGCGCCTGGCGCTTACCGGTGCGGATCGCGTCCGCGAAGAAGTCCAGATCGCCGCCGACGTTGTACATGGTCGGAATCAAGGAGCCGGTGACCCAGAAGTCGATCGGCAATCCCGAGTCTCGCGCTGCCTGCGCGAGCTCCAGAATGTCGTGCACCAGGTCGAGATTGAAACAGGGACGCGGCTGCGCCCGCAACATCATCCACATGATGTTGCGGCCTTCTTCGTAGTAAGCGGAAATTTGCGAAAGATTGCCGGCCTCAAGAAACGGACGGCAGGCGTGGTGGTTATGGAGATTCATTTGAACGGTCCTTTTAAGGTTAAACACTGGTATTGCCATGCGAGCCTAAAGCAGACCGGAATCGGATGGGAGCGGGGTAACCAACAGATGAATGCAAGCGGCGCTCAAAGCCGCGCCAGCCGGCGCTGTGCGCGGTGGTGGGGGTTTGGCGGCGGGTCCTCGCGACGCAAACGCTTGCGCACTGAAGATGGGCGAAAATGACCCACAAATGAGCGCAGAGCGCCTGTCAAATTACCTACAGCCGAGGATTGAATTTCTTGCCGCGGAGGAAAGAGAAAGAAATAGTCTTCGATTAGAAAATGCAATCGAAAATATGAGTGGCGAATGGTTTTTTTCTGGCTTGTGCGCTAACAGACGGAATATCCGTTTCGCATATTCAAACGCGCGTGCAACCTGTGCCGCGCATCTCCTATAGGGTGGATGCGCGGCACGGGCGGCCGGCTTGTTACGCTCTCATGCAGTGGATGATTGCGCGCGTCGTGCCGGCCGTGGTGTCGTGAAACCGCTCAAGGCGCGGCCGCGATCACTTCCGCGACCGCGGCCGTGAGCTTCTTGCCGTACGGCACGTGCAGGAACTCGTTGGGGCCGTGCGCGTTCGATTTCGGTCCGAGCACGCCGCACACCATGAACTGCGACTTGGGGAACCCCGCCTTCAGCACGTTCATGAGCGGAATCGTGCCGCCCTGCCCCATGTAGGCGACGTCGGCGCCGTAGTGCTGGCGCGACGCGTCGTTCAGCGCCGTGGCCAGCCACGGGGCGAGATCGGGCGCGCTCCAGCCGCTCGCCGCGCCGGCATCCGGCTTGAAGGTCACCTTTGCGTTGTACGGCGGGTCGACTTCGAGCAGCGCCTTCAGTTCGGCGACGGCCTTCTCCGCCTCGATCAGCGGCGGCAGCCGCAGCGACAGCTTGAACGCCGTGCGCGGACGCAGCACGTTGCCGGCGTCGGCGAGCGCGGGCAAGCCGGCCGCGCCCGTCACCGACAGGGACGGACGCCACGTCGAATTGAGCAAGGCCTCCTGCGGATCCGTCGTGGTGGGCAACACCTGGCGGCCGTCCTGACCGCATGCCCATGGCAGCTTTTTCCAGACGTCGTCGCCGAGAATCTGGGCGGTGGCTTGCGCCTCACGCATACGGTCCGCCGGAATCTCGACATGGAAACCCTTCGGCAGCAACGTGCCGTTCGCGGAGTCTTCCAGACGGTCGAACAGTTGCCGCATGATGCGAAAACTCGACGGCGCGATCCCGCCATAGCCGCCCGAGTGAATGCCTTCGTCGAGCACCTGCACTTCCAGGTCGCCGGCGACTAGTCCGCGCAACGACGTGGTGAGCCACAGCTGGTCGTAGTTGCCCGCGCCCGAATCCAGACACACGACGAGACCCACCTTGCCGAGGCGCTCGCGCAGCGCGTCGACGTACGGCAGCAGGTCGTAGCTGCCCGACTCCTCGCAGGTTTCGATCAGACCGACGCAGCGCGGACGTTCGACTCCTTGCGCGTCGAGCGCCGCGAGCGCGGTGATGCTGGCGTAGATCGCATAGCCGTCGTCGGCGCCGCCGCGGCCGTACAGCTTGTCGTTCTCGAGCTTGGGCGTCCACGGCCCCAGATCGTTGCGCCAGCCGTCGAACTCGGGCTGCTTGTCGAGGTGGCCATACAGCACAATGGTTTCTTCGCTGCCGGAACGGGTGGCCGGCGTTTCGAAGAAGATCACCGGCGTGCGGCCCGGCAAGCGGATCACTTCGAGTTTCAGGCCGCGCACGGCCTGCTGCTCGGCCCATTGTGCGGCGTCGGTGATCACACGTTCCAGATAGCCGTGCTTGACCCATTCAGGATCGAACGCCGGACTCTTGGCCGGCACCGCGATGTAGTTCGTGAGCGCGGGCACGATCTCGTCGTTCCACTTGCGGTCCACGAATTCACGTAGCGTGTCCGGGTTGATGCGTTGAGACTGTTGGGTCGTGTCGTCGGAGATCATGATGGTGGTCCGTGGCGGTTCTGTTCAGTCGAAACGACCATGATAGTCCTGATGCGCGATCGGCTGAACCCCTCGCCGCGCATCGTGCCGGCTCTGCAGCTGTCGCCGCTGCCCATGGCGGCCGATTCCCGCGTGGCACGACGCGTTTGCCGCGCCCCTGCACGAACAAACAAGGGCGCGGTAATCGCGCGACAATCGGGCATACGTCGTGTGTGGGGAGGCGGCTCATGAGTGGCAATCTCGTCGTTCAGGCCATCGCCGCGGTGCTGGCGTTGGCGCTCTATTTTCTGCCGGCCGTTCTGGCGGACCGGCGCAAACGCCACGACGTGCTGACGCTGGCGCTCTTCAATGCCTGTCTTGGCTGGACCGTGTTCGGCTGGCTGCTTGCGCTTTACTGGTCATTGCAACCGAACCCGCCGAAGAACATCGCCGGCGAGGTGGAGCAGACACGCAAACTCGTGAGCATGCGAGCGTTTTCGTCCGCGCTGCTCGTGCGCGTGCAGCGACGAACCACGCGGGAGCGCTCTGAGGACTAGATCAAACGGCGCGCGGCAGCGCGGGAAAGCGGAAGAGCGGGACAGTGGAACGGCCGACCGGAGCACCGGCCGGCCCAGCCGCCTGGTTCAGGCAGCGCGGCCTACGCGGTTCCACAGAACGGAACCAGCGGGAATGGAGCGCGGCTCTGCGCGCACGCTCGCGGGTGCAAACATCTCGCGGCGCAGCTCGCCGTGTTCGTCGAACCACTCGCAAATCAGCCAGTTGCCCGGATTGAGCGCCACCGGCCCTGCGTATGTCACCGTCATTCGCGAGCCCCCTTCTTTCAACGTGACCACGTCTCCGACATTGAACTGAGCGGCTGGCGGTGTCTGGAATGCGTCAATGGTAGCGGTTAGCATATTTACCCCCTACGGAACCGTTGAGCGTCATTAAATCGTTGCGCCGGATTTCTCGACATTAGACCTGCTGAAGTAAAACTCTAAAAAAGTTTGCCAAGATTAACAATCGAAATTAATCACCGCAAGCGCTTTTTATTGATACCGTTTTCATCGGCAGTGGAATGGCTTCCACTGCCGGCGGACCCAGGGTAAAACCGGAAAACCCTTCAACAGGCCGCCTGGCGCCCTGTCCGTGCGGCACCGCACGATCGCAACTGTTACTGCAGCGCACTCGCACAGGCAGTGGAAAATGCGAAGCGGTTTTGTCATATGTAAAGCAGCGACACAGGATATTCAGGTTTATTCTGATCCAGCGCAAACAGAATTACCTGTGAACCACTCAGTCATCGGTAAATGCGGGATGCTTAAAATGGCCGTTGTTTAAAGAATTACCTAATAAGTCCCGACGGCCTCTGATGAAAACGGTTACGGTCGCCCGATTTTTAAAGCCGCTGCGCCGCGCGCCGCAACGCGAACTGCTGATGACGCACCAGCAGCACGCTCAAGCCGATGCACACGAACATCAGCAACGCGTTGATGGTCAGGCTGATCTGGAACGCGTGCGCATAGACGCCCGGCGTCGCGCGGCCGCCAATGGCCCCAAAGAACGCGCCGCTGATGGCCGCCGTGCCGAACGCCGAGCCGATCTGCAGCGTCGACGAGACCACGCCCGACGCAAGTCCGGCTTTCTCCGGCGCGACTTCCAGCAACACGATGCGCATGATCGACGGCAGCAGCAGACCATGACCGACACCCGCGCACACCAGGCCGCAATAGAACAGCAGATCCGGCGTGGCCGACTGGGTCGCGGACCAGCCCGTGACCGTAAAGCCGAGCGTCATCATCGAAAAACCGAGCGTCAGCACGTGAGCGCCGATGCGCCTGACCACCGCCGGCGAGGTCAGCGGCCCGAGCACGAAGCCGATCGCGAACGGCATGATCGCCATGCCCGAGGCGAGCGCCGTCCAGTGCAAACCGGTTTGCAGGAAAATCCCGTAGGTCAGGAAAAATGCGCTGTTGCAGTAGAACAGGAACGCGAGCACGAGGCCGAGCGCAAAGGCCGGGTTACGGAACAACTGCAGGTCCACCAGCGGATGGCCGCCGGCGCGCTCGACTCGCCGCTCGGTCCGCACGAAGAGCGCGAACGCGGGGACCGCTAGCGCGAACATCACGAAGGTCCACGTCGGCCAGCCCGCTTCGCGGCCGTGCGTCATCGGGTAGATGAGCAGCAACAGCACAGCGGAGAGCAGCACCACGCCCTTCAGGTCGATGCCGGTATGCGTGGCCGGCTGATTCTCCGGCACGAACTTCCAGGTGCCGAGAAACGCCGTAATGCCGATCGGAATGTTGATGAGAAAAATGATGCGCCAGTCGAGTCCGAACGGGTGGTACGTGATCAGCGCGCCGCCGCCCAACTGCCCGACAATCGACGACAGCCCGAATACGAAGCCGTACAGGCTCATCACTTTGGTCTGCTGATGCAGCGGCACGACCGCGCGAATGGTCGCGAGCACTTGCGGCGCCATCACGGCGGCGGCGATGCCCTGCACGATCCGCGCGATCACCAGCATGTGCCCGCTGGTCGCGAAACCGCACAGCGCCGAGGCGACCACAAACGCCGCCATGCCCGTCATGAACATGCGGCGGCGGCCGAACAGGTCGCCGAGCCGGCCGCCCGTGATCAGCAGCACCGCGTACGCCGAGGCGTAGGCGGAGACGACCAGTTGCAATTGCGCGTCGCTGGCGTTCAGGCCGGTGTGGATCGAGGGCAACGCGAGATTGACGATGAAATAATCGAGCGGCGCGAGAAAGGCGCCGACGAACAGCACGGCAAGCGCCAGCCCCTGCCGTTCGAAACGCGGCGCAGTCTTGTCGGCCGACGCCGCCACGCTCGCGGCCACGGCGCCCGGACAGGTCACCGCGCCGGCTGCCGCGCCCTTGGGCCCGGCCAGTGCCGCCGGAGCGGACTTGATGGCTTCGCTATTCATGACTGATCGTTCAAAAATTAGGTAAAAAAATTTAGACGAGCGCACGCATGGCGACGTCTACGATGCCTGTCAGCGCGTCTTCCTGGTGAGCGACCCGCCCCAGCACGCGCAGACCTTGCATCACGCAGAGCAGGAAATCGCCGACGGCTTTTTCGTCGAGCGTGGAATTGAACGCGCCGCTTGCCTGACCGCGAATCACCGACGCCGCCAGCAGCGTTGCCATGCGGCGCTGAATCGCGGCGACGCGGGTGCGCAGTTCCTCGTCGCCCGGCTGCATTTCCAGCGTGGTGTTGGTGATGAAACAGCTGCGCTCGCCGGTCAGCGCGCATGCGACCCGCGCGTAGTGCAGCAAGGCATTGCGCAGCGCCTCTTCCGGCGGCACCGGCGCGTTGAGCCGCTCGGCGAGCCGCGCGACCGAACCTTCGGCGTAGTGCTCCAGCGCGGCCAGCATGATGCCGTGCTTGTCGCCGAATACGCCGTACAGACTGCCGCGCAGCAGCCCGGTGGCTTTGCACAGGTCGTCGATCGACGTGGCGTGGTAGCCATGATTCCAGAACACCTGGCTCGCGCTCGCGAGGACCGTGTGCGTGTCGAACTCGCGCGGCCGGCCCCGGGCACAAACCTCGCCGGCTTTTTTCCCGGATTGCTTTGCGGTTTGCTTTGTGGTCTGTTTCACGCCTTGCTTTGAATCGCCAGATTGCTTCATGCAATCGATATTATGACCAGGCGTTCAAGAAAGCAAGACGAGTTTCCGTAGGGTGCGCTGCGCGTCGGCGCGGGATACAACAAAAACCGGCGCCGGGTTCGACCCGTGCGCCGACTTGATCGCTTGAACGGCCGGGGAACGGCGCGAGCTCAGGTTTCGAGTTTCGCGTCCATCGTAATCGTGGCGTTCAGGACTTTGGACACCGGACAACCGGCCTTGGCGTCGGCGGTCGCCTTGTCGAAGGCGGCCTTGTCGCCGCCGGGGATCTTCACCGCCACGTCGAGATGGACCGCGGTGATCGCGAAACCGCCGCCGTCCTTGTCGAGCGTGACCGTGGCCGTGGTGCCGATACGCTCGGGCGTGATGCCGGCCTTGCCCAGTTCCGCCGACAGCGCCATCGAGAAACACCCCGCATGCGCAGCCGCAATCAGCTCTTCCGGATTCGTGCCGATGCCGTCCGCGAAGCGTGTCGAAAACGAGTATTGGGTCTCCTTGAGGACGCCGCTGTCGGTGGAAATCGAGCCCTTGCCGTCTTGCAGGCCGCCTTGCCAGACTGCTGATGCCTTGCGCTTCATCGCTCTCTCCTGTTTGTGCCCTGCTTCGCGCGCTCCACGACCGGATCTGATGCCCGCCGCCACGGTCCCGCCCGGATGGTGTGCGGCTTCGGCATCGGTCGCGAGTGCCGCGCGGCGTTGCAGACGCGGGCGGAAACCGAACTTCATCATAGGCGCTTCCGTGTGCCAGCGTCGTGACGATGCCGGCAATGGATCGAAACAGAAGCTGCGCCGATAACTGTATCAATAACGGCAATAATCTTTCTTCGGGAAGCCGCTTTTTCACCGACCTTGCAAGAAATAGACTGTTTTCAACGGATCGGTACAGAGCATCGAACCGATCTCACCAATAAATCCAATACTGGAGGTCATCATGAAATCGCTCATTTCCGCAGTGGTCATCGCATCCACGCTTGTCGTTCCAGCTGTCTCGTTCGCCCAGCAGGCCAATGGCCTGACACGCGCGCAGGTGCGCGCCGAACTGGTTGCCGCGCAAAAAGCGGGCCTCGTGAATCAGAACGACGTCGACTATCCGAAGACGGTGCCGCAAAGCGGTACGGCAGTGGCCGCGGTGGCCACGGGTTCGCAGGACGTCGGCGGCGTGAAGGCGGTTTCCTCGGATGCCGGCGCGCGAGACCCGCTGCAGCAAGGTCCGTTCTCCACGTATCGCGGCCAGTAAGCCGTATGCCGCGCCGTAGAGCGGCGCGGTTCAGCGCGTTGTGGGCAGCACCATGGTCAGCGCCCTTGCCGGCGCTACTCGGCGAACGGCAAACTCTCCTGGCCCACGGCGCGCATGCCGAATACG
Above is a genomic segment from Paraburkholderia aromaticivorans containing:
- a CDS encoding crotonase/enoyl-CoA hydratase family protein, which gives rise to MNLHNHHACRPFLEAGNLSQISAYYEEGRNIMWMMLRAQPRPCFNLDLVHDILELAQAARDSGLPIDFWVTGSLIPTMYNVGGDLDFFADAIRTGKRQALMAYARACVDCVHAASRGFDTGAISIAMVEGTALGGGFEAALAHHFLLAQSDARMGFPEIAFNLFPGMGGYSLVARKVGMRLAEELIGVGESHTAEWHYGKGLVDQLFEPGEAYMATRTFIDTLKPKMNGIRAMLRARQRVLQLSRAELMEITEDWVEAAFTIEEKDLAFMERLVTLQNRRTSNLRQTAVSTANFA
- a CDS encoding M20 family metallopeptidase, producing the protein MISDDTTQQSQRINPDTLREFVDRKWNDEIVPALTNYIAVPAKSPAFDPEWVKHGYLERVITDAAQWAEQQAVRGLKLEVIRLPGRTPVIFFETPATRSGSEETIVLYGHLDKQPEFDGWRNDLGPWTPKLENDKLYGRGGADDGYAIYASITALAALDAQGVERPRCVGLIETCEESGSYDLLPYVDALRERLGKVGLVVCLDSGAGNYDQLWLTTSLRGLVAGDLEVQVLDEGIHSGGYGGIAPSSFRIMRQLFDRLEDSANGTLLPKGFHVEIPADRMREAQATAQILGDDVWKKLPWACGQDGRQVLPTTTDPQEALLNSTWRPSLSVTGAAGLPALADAGNVLRPRTAFKLSLRLPPLIEAEKAVAELKALLEVDPPYNAKVTFKPDAGAASGWSAPDLAPWLATALNDASRQHYGADVAYMGQGGTIPLMNVLKAGFPKSQFMVCGVLGPKSNAHGPNEFLHVPYGKKLTAAVAEVIAAAP
- a CDS encoding DEAD/DEAH box helicase, producing the protein MARGAPIYANMTSATSTSAAALDAASGTASGCVVTPVVGGWAADALGDFHPAVASWFRQRFAAPTEAQAAAWPQIRGGRSTLVAAPTGSGKTLTAFLSALDDLVQQGLANGGALPDETLVVYVSPLKALSNDIRLNLQVPLQGIAAELDARGLPPLDIRTAVRTGDTTQQERNALKKRAPHILVTTPESLYVLLGSDSGRRMLATVRTVIVDEIHALAGSKRGSHLALSLERLDALCRRRLPRIGLSATQKPVSAVARFLVGGASLDSDLPADCAIVDVGHVRARDLALEIPPVPLEAVMPNEVWERVYDRLAELVAMHRTTLIFVNTRRMAERAARHLTERLGKDVVAAHHGSLAKEHRFDAEQRLKRGELRVLIATASLELGIDIGDVDLVCQMGSPRAIAPFLQRVGRSGHHVGGMPKGRLFPASRDDLIECAALLDCVRRGELDALRIPRAPLDVLAQQIVAEVASAEWSEDALFEMMRRAAPYADLTREQYDAVLRMLAEGYTSRNGPRGAYIHRDVVSGTLRGRRGGKLVAVTSGGTIPENADYAVVLEPQAIHIGTVNEDFAVESLAGDVFQLGNASYRILRIESGRVRVEDAQGQPPNIPFWLGEAPGRSDELSFGVARLREQIGRLLDANAPVAPAVVADVAGMEAEAEVQTLPARLDHATHWLEHNLGLDEAAARQIVDYLARARAALGVLPTQNTLVMERFFDESGGTQLVIHAPFGSRVNRAWGLALRKRFCRTFNFELQAAATEDAIVLSLTGSHSFVLDDVWRYLHSNSAEHLLIQALLDAPLFGVRWRWNATTALGLPRYTGGRKTAPQLQRMRSEDLLANVFPEQAACLENVVGERELPRHPLVDQTVDDCLHEAMDSEGWLTLLRRIEQGDVQLVARDLPAPSPLAAEILNAKPYAYLDDAPIEERRTQAVLSRRWTDPSSADDLGALDAGAIESVRDEAWPQARNIDEMHEALTGLACITEAEARHHEGWPAWLAALADAGRASRLQFASGDAVWLPVERLTCFEALYPDARFAPPLAAPKGYTESWHTDDALLDVLRARLTGFGPLPVGAIAAALDLPAASVEQSLTRLEAEGYVMRGRFTPQAAEEEWCERHLLARIHRYTVKRLRREIEPVERHDFMRFLFEWQHLTPDTRSEGRDALAAVLEQLEGFQAAAGAWEEDILPARVKAYVNTSLDELCRAGKIVWTRLTERARGASGPVRSTPIVLLPRAQVRVWSALLDPSKQPELSARAQGVYDALTQHGAMFFDELLAEVRVLRMELENALGELVAAGLVNSDSFAGLRALLKPVAKRNAFSSNRRARSSALIGGMDDAGRWALVTRPAAAVAAGTTPERRRQLPPEVLEHVAMTLLRRYGVVFWRLLEREADWLPPWRDLLRVFQRLEARGVIRGGRFVNGLAGEQFALPEAIPVLREVRRHANDSAFVCVAGTDPLNLAGTLLVGERVPAVAGNRILYRDGVVVATLVAGAFWFDPSLEAVPAAREQARAWLARRF
- the pdeR gene encoding cyclic di-GMP phosphodiesterase — translated: MNDDQHDQVLYAQFGTSSPCWRLSNDSNALELTPVTGDVPANVAIPLNPQQASQIRCLTGVTSHLVLDVRLFGEPLRLHLVGKKLTSNSWAGTASAYDDTESVARDLVHGLSFAEQVVSEVNSVVVIVDRHGRIQRFNRLAEELTGVKEENIIGRNVWALFMSTEDGAASSQNIAGFFNRGVSYEVERRVKTVHGERLFLFRNKFVHSGSGVEEQFLICSGTDITEERLAQERLTELANTDSLTGLANRNAIQDKIRAAIEDAAPGEEIGVLFLDLDNFKKVNDHYGHVFGDRLIRDVSTAISACLNEGDTLARLGGDEFIVLAAKGSAHALEATAQRILERMRTPFSLGLVEVYTGCSIGIALYPEHGDNLESLIRSADTAMYVAKDEGKRTHRVFSPDMNRKVAEYMWLDTNLRRGLEEGQLTLHYQPKLSLATGVVQGAEALVRWNSPERGQIMPTEFIRYAEESGLIGVLGRWVMETAAKQAAKWKADGYNLRIAINVSARQLVDTAVVRHFTEALQHANLDPCLIDLELTESCLIEDETAAIDLIKQFRQIGAQVHLDDFGTGYSSLSQLGRIPLDVIKLDRSFVRSINADTKAQALVRSMVVVAQELNFKVVAEGIETESEELFMKGLGVDYVQGFLYGQAMPAAEFERWLQDRQKLRLIA